One stretch of Malus domestica chromosome 14, GDT2T_hap1 DNA includes these proteins:
- the LOC114820955 gene encoding uncharacterized mitochondrial protein AtMg00810-like, translating to MGFTASVSDTSLFMKTDFADIIILLLYVDDIILTGSSSVKVQNVVQELSTVFDLKDLGRLTYFLGLQIQYKSNGDIFVHQAKYIKDLIHKSGMDSCKPAATPCKPHSQLLCSEGSLLADPSTYRSVVGSLQYLTFTRPDIAFAVNTVCQYMNSLTEIHFGDVKRILRYLQGTLHTGIVYSAASHPTLTAFSDSDWAAYLNTRRSVTGYVVYLGENPISWQSKKQTSVSRSSTEAEYKALAHTAADIAWVRQILRDLKCSVPQPPIIHCDNMSAIALSSNPVFHSRIKHLDTDYHFVRERVQRRDLEVLYIPTEEQTADILTKGLHSLSFLKHCYNLKLGNPSLD from the coding sequence ATGGGATTCACTGCATCAGTTTCAGACACAAGTTTGTTTATGAAAACAGACTTTGCGGACATAATCATCCTActgttatatgtggatgatattattTTGACTGGATCAAGCTCAGTTAAAGTTCAAAATGTAGTCCAAGAATTATCAACAGTGTTTGATTTGAAAGATTTGGGCAGGCTCACTTACTTTCTTGGTCTGCAGATTCAATATAAATCAAATGGGGATATTTTTGTTCATCAAGCAAAGTATATAAAGGATCTCATTCATAAATCAGGAATGGATTCGTGTAAACCAGCTGCTACTCCTTGTAAGCCTCATAGTCAGCTTTTGTGTTCCGAAGGTTCTCTCCTTGCAGATCCTAGTACATACAGAAGTGTTGTGGGGTCCCTACAATACTTGACATTTACGAGACCTGACATTGCATTTGCAGTTAATACAGTATGTCAATATATGAATTCCCTTACCGAGATACATTTTGGTGATGTCAAACGAATTCTACGATATTTGCAGGGAACCCTGCATACTGGGATAGTGTATTCTGCAGCATCACATCCTACTCTCACTGCTTTCTCAGATTCTGATTGGGCTGCATATCTCAATACAAGGAGATCAGTTACTGGGTATGTGGTTTATCTTGGGGAAAATCCGATTTCTTGGcaatcaaagaaacaaacatCGGTGTCCCGAAGTTCTACAGAGGCTGAGTATAAAGCTCTAGCTCATACAGCTGCAGACATAGCTTGGGTTAGACAGATTCTCAGAGATTTGAAATGCTCAGTGCCTCAACCTCCTATAATACATTGTGATAACATGTCTGCGATAGCTTTAAGTTCCAATCCTGTCTTCCATTCCAGAATCAAGCATCTGGATACAGATTATCATTTTGTAAGGGAAAGAGTACAGAGAAGAGATCTTGAGGTTCTCTACATTCCAACAGAAGAACAAACAGCAGA